AGAAACACAGCAAGCTGCGCTGGCCACCTTCTGTACGGAGGAGAGAGGGATTCGGAACTGAGAAGAGTCTCGTGTAGCAGTGTGTTCTGTCCTTCTTGCTTCCCTTTCCTGTTAagccacagggaaaaaaaaataagatgttAAATGTTTGTTCAGATCAGTTCTAGACATTGTACAGCAGTAGATTCAGTACAAGGTAAAGATCGTCATGAGAATTCCATCAGATGGCTTTTTTTTAGGCTGGTAAAAAACACCAGTAGTTTTTCTATGCCAGTGTATATTAGTATAGAAGTTTTATCCCCTGGGTTTACATTACAGGGGTACTAAGGCAGGAAAGTATCACCTTATAATGCATCCTgaccacaaaaaataaaacaaaacaaaacccacaCACTTCTGGGAAAACCCATTTAATGTAGACTTTTCTAACAGAATAAAAATTTACCTTCTcgatgcaaaagaaagcaattgtGCAAATGCATCGTATTAGCAATGACCAATTAGTAAGACCACTGCTATCAGCTCTGCACCACTGTGCCTTGTCCTCGCTCCCCTGccaactgcacccccccccccacatcaagCAAACAAGGAAGATGggacaactttaaaggggtactccagcggggggaggaggtggccgagggaaaagacatccactcacctccccggttccagcggtgggtcccgcatcgcggcgctccgatgACGTGACGtcttaggtccgctcagccactcagtgaaggaggcgggatcagtttcaagtccgctcagatcccgcctccttcactgaacgacacgggcccgcgtcagacacccagaaccGGGCacagcgatgcgggacccgccgctagaaccggggaggtgagtggacgtcttttccctcggccacctcctccctggtcccagcaaaaaagtgctcccccgctggggtacccctttaagtttacaaaCCCTTTATTGGAAATGGAAGAGTGAAGACATAAGTAGTGGAGGAGTATAGCATTAGCCTAGAAATACTTACACAAATTTCTTTATGACACAGTCTATACACACTGTATGCCCAGTTGTCTCTCTGCAGGATCTTCCTCCATGTTGTGCTCACGCTGATGACACTACAGGAAGATCAAATCAAATTAGTCAAGTAGTTTACAAACACTAAAAATCCAAGAAACCATTCCTTTTGCATAGAGCCCTCAATATATAGTATCACTAGCCATACTATATCATCAGCAATCATTATGGTGAAAGacactcttaaaggagaacttccCCAAAAATTTGTCAACCAATCCCAGAAAgttacatacatttatttataaatcCCAAGTTTTCCAGtgattaccagctgctgtatgtcctgcaggaagtggtgcattctccccagtctgacacagtgctctctgctgccacctctgtccatgtcaagaactgtccagggcaggagaggttttctatggggatttgctactgttctgggcagttcctgacatggacagaggtggcagcggcgagcactgtgtcagactggaaagaatacaacacttcctgcaggacatacaacagctgataagtactgtaagagatgacaaaggggtagtacggcgcaaaaaaattattcacagaataacacacataacatacattacagagttgtataactttgtaattctgtgaatagcccccttccccgtgtcccaccacccccgcccgtgtacctggaagtgtgtggtgcgtggctgagcacagttatgacgcggcggaggggggacagcggcagcgattcggccttCCGTCCGAAGataacgtttggcacaagatggcggacgggctcgacacggatcaggtaatgtataatgcaccacacacttccgggtacacgggcgggggcgattcacagacataacttacattacaaagttgtaatgtacaaactttgtaatgtgtgttattctgtgaataattttttagcgccgcactacccctttaagatttttaaatagaagtcatttacaaaatcTATATAATCTTCTGGTACCCGGTTGTTTTGGAGTGAAAAAAAAACTTacgactgcatcaaggcttcacttcctgtataacatggtgaggtcacttcctgtataacatggtgaggtcacgacccgactcccagagctgtgcgggctgtggctgctggagaggatgatggcagggagatgctcagtgtccctgcagtgccctgtgtccctcagtgtccccctgccatcatcctctccagcagccacagctctgggagtcgggtcgtgacatcatgttatccaggaagtgacatccccatgttatccaggaagcgaagccttgatgcagtgtagtgtatttcccccccaaaagttatacaaatcaccaatatacacttattaaagtgctttcataagcatttcccgtaataaatgtaaattggtaatttgtataacttttggggggcaatacaacactttaaaggagaagtcctctgaaaacttttattaagggtgccttcacacctaccgtatcgcagcagatttgtaagtgcggatttagtgctgtgttcattcatttagttaaatccgctgcggatccgcagcggattttctactgcgatacggtaggtgtgaaggcaccctaaaggggaactatgagcagggtTAGACAAatcaaaatttttgccagactttctTTAAGCCagtctgaacaaaaaaaaaaaaaaaaaacaacgtactTTATTAAATCCATTGCACTGAGATGCCTGAAGATTTTGCTGAGCAGATGTTTAAAGTCTCTTTGGAAAAGCTCCCCCAGAATGTCTATTCTTTCTAATCCCATTTTTTTACCAATAAGATTTTCAAGTCCAAAGGCCTCATGGGAAACTACTTCTTCAACAGTGACCCGGAGAAACTTCGGACAACTCTTGAAGCTTTTTTTCAGAGTAGAACACACAGCCTCCTCAAAACGGAGAGCGGGTAAGCAGCGGGTACTGGAATGGACCACAGCAGCTTTATCCTGTGACGTTTGCTGCTTTGGGGTCTCAAACAGAGGAATTGATGCGACGCTAGTGCTAAAATCGCCCTCATCTTGGATTTGGGAGTCATCATGTAGTATAGAGGAATATCCACTGTCCTGAAGAGGACTACACTCCAGTTCATTGGTTTCGGCAGCACTTAACCTACGCAGCAGGTTTTCCTTGTTATTTACAGGTCTGTCTTCTTGAAGGATATTCACCCGACTAGGAGACAACTGTTCCACACTGGCGTCTGAGTACTCCGCCTTCGGGGAGACGACCGACTCTTTACAAGGTTCATGCTCGCGCTTGGTTGGGCTGACTTCTGGCTTTATCTTTGATGGTGATAACTTGGTTGGAGTCCTTAAACCACACTTCATCTTTAAGTTATGTAATAGTACGATATTGAGATCTGTAAGAAGAAATATCAGTGTTTAATGTACATACATGGGGGGTGGGCATGTACATGCCAGGTTGGAGATTCTTCACATTTTACAAAATATGGCTACAGAGTCTATGTTAAAAGGGTTAAGTAAACTTCAAAAACCAGTGGGGGCCTGACTTCAGGTACCCCTGCCCTTTAGCTGCTAGAAGCCGCCACAACCCAATATCCAGATTGTACTTACAATAACCTAAATTACTGGGGCATTTAATTGTAAGGAGATTGCACCAGTGAGCGGAGGAAGATATTACCAGTAAAAAAACTCCCATAATACCAGTGTTGACCAGGGCTTGGCTCTACaactgttgcaacactacaactcccagca
This sequence is a window from Dendropsophus ebraccatus isolate aDenEbr1 chromosome 15, aDenEbr1.pat, whole genome shotgun sequence. Protein-coding genes within it:
- the FBXO5 gene encoding F-box only protein 5 isoform X2: MKCGLRTPTKLSPSKIKPEVSPTKREHEPCKESVVSPKAEYSDASVEQLSPSRVNILQEDRPVNNKENLLRRLSAAETNELECSPLQDSGYSSILHDDSQIQDEGDFSTSVASIPLFETPKQQTSQDKAAVVHSSTRCLPALRFEEAVCSTLKKSFKSCPKFLRVTVEEVVSHEAFGLENLIGKKMGLERIDILGELFQRDFKHLLSKIFRHLSAMDLINVISVSTTWRKILQRDNWAYSVYRLCHKEICEREARRTEHTATRDSSQFRIPLSSVQKVASAACCVSKKKSIKNKKPSSSHSRHSEFMEIGKTLINDQSLKVCRDCGSPAKYDSCQHRAICTRESCQLDVCTLCNCKYHFSKDCSTSKAQSHRSLSGALAGSKKSKQNLRRL
- the FBXO5 gene encoding F-box only protein 5 isoform X1, whose protein sequence is MPGDLNIVLLHNLKMKCGLRTPTKLSPSKIKPEVSPTKREHEPCKESVVSPKAEYSDASVEQLSPSRVNILQEDRPVNNKENLLRRLSAAETNELECSPLQDSGYSSILHDDSQIQDEGDFSTSVASIPLFETPKQQTSQDKAAVVHSSTRCLPALRFEEAVCSTLKKSFKSCPKFLRVTVEEVVSHEAFGLENLIGKKMGLERIDILGELFQRDFKHLLSKIFRHLSAMDLINVISVSTTWRKILQRDNWAYSVYRLCHKEICEREARRTEHTATRDSSQFRIPLSSVQKVASAACCVSKKKSIKNKKPSSSHSRHSEFMEIGKTLINDQSLKVCRDCGSPAKYDSCQHRAICTRESCQLDVCTLCNCKYHFSKDCSTSKAQSHRSLSGALAGSKKSKQNLRRL